Proteins encoded in a region of the Paramagnetospirillum magneticum AMB-1 genome:
- the ftsY gene encoding signal recognition particle-docking protein FtsY, giving the protein MSIFGFGKKKDAAPAPAPEPAAPAAEEPASWFGRLKSGLAKSSSKLTQGLGDLFTKRKLDDEALEELEDLLITADLGVAMAARVTKHLAKTRFGQDVTSDEIKATLAEEITRILTPVAKPLEIDSTRKPHVVLVVGVNGSGKTTTIGKMAKTYKDAGLNVTLAAGDTFRAAAVEQLKVWGERTHCPVIARETGADAAGLAYDAVEQSRARGDDLLFIDTAGRLQNKADLMAELAKLVRSIKKVDETAPHDVLLVLDATVGQNAHSQVEIFKDMVAVSGLVLTKLDGTARGGVLVALAEKFGLPVHAIGIGEKAEDLRPFEADAFAKSLVGME; this is encoded by the coding sequence ATGAGCATCTTCGGTTTCGGCAAGAAGAAGGACGCGGCCCCCGCCCCGGCTCCCGAACCCGCCGCCCCTGCCGCCGAAGAGCCCGCCTCGTGGTTCGGCCGCCTGAAATCCGGGCTGGCCAAATCGTCGTCGAAGCTGACCCAGGGCCTGGGCGACCTGTTCACCAAGCGCAAGCTGGATGACGAGGCGCTGGAGGAGCTGGAGGACCTGCTGATCACCGCCGATCTCGGCGTCGCCATGGCCGCCCGGGTGACCAAGCATCTGGCCAAGACCCGCTTCGGTCAGGACGTCACCTCCGACGAAATCAAGGCCACCCTGGCCGAGGAGATCACCCGCATCCTCACCCCCGTGGCCAAGCCGCTGGAGATCGATTCCACCCGCAAGCCCCATGTGGTGCTGGTGGTGGGCGTCAACGGCTCGGGCAAGACCACCACCATCGGCAAGATGGCCAAGACCTACAAGGATGCCGGCCTCAACGTCACCCTGGCCGCCGGCGACACCTTCCGCGCCGCCGCCGTCGAGCAGTTGAAGGTCTGGGGCGAGCGCACCCATTGCCCGGTCATCGCCCGCGAAACCGGCGCCGACGCCGCCGGTCTGGCTTATGACGCCGTCGAGCAGTCCCGCGCCAGGGGCGACGACCTGCTGTTCATCGATACCGCCGGGCGGCTGCAGAACAAGGCCGACCTGATGGCCGAACTGGCCAAGCTGGTGCGCTCCATCAAGAAGGTGGACGAGACCGCACCCCATGACGTGCTGCTGGTCCTCGACGCCACCGTGGGCCAGAACGCCCATTCCCAGGTGGAGATCTTCAAGGACATGGTGGCCGTCTCCGGCCTGGTGCTGACCAAGCTGGACGGCACGGCGCGGGGCGGCGTGCTGGTGGCCCTGGCCGAGAAATTCGGCCTGCCGGTCCACGCCAT
- the mtaB gene encoding tRNA (N(6)-L-threonylcarbamoyladenosine(37)-C(2))-methylthiotransferase MtaB — protein sequence MSEAKPSAGALSDPERSGGAKGARARPASEGQTLTSNTPPTILTFGCRLNAYESEVMKEHAKATESGVETVIVNTCAVTAEAERQARQAIRKIRRERPDARIVVTGCAAQAHPETFDAMPEIDQILGNAEKMQPDIFAAPPAERIVVGDIMEVREVASHLVSGFEGRARAFVEVQQGCDHRCTFCIIPFGRGPNRSVPMGRIVEQIKELVAGGFNEVVLTGVDVTAYGADLPGKPGLGQLVRRLLAALPELPRLRLSSLDPVEVDEDLLAAIASEARLLPHFHLSVQAGDDTILKRMKRRHLRGDVITLAARIRALRPDAVLGADIIAGFPTEDEEMFQHSLDLVDEAGLTHLHVFPFSARPGTPAARMPKVKGDVVKERAARLRAKGAAAMAAFLATRIGGVESVLIEKDGKGHSAHYLPVRVAGCAAEPGTILNVRITSVDGDELVGELA from the coding sequence ATGAGCGAGGCGAAGCCGAGCGCGGGAGCGTTGAGCGACCCGGAGCGTAGCGGAGGAGCCAAGGGCGCCCGCGCCCGCCCGGCGTCTGAGGGACAAACATTGACCAGCAACACCCCTCCGACCATCCTGACCTTCGGCTGCCGGCTCAACGCCTATGAGTCCGAGGTGATGAAGGAGCACGCCAAGGCCACCGAAAGCGGCGTGGAGACGGTGATCGTCAACACCTGCGCCGTCACCGCCGAGGCCGAGAGGCAGGCGCGGCAGGCCATCCGCAAGATCCGGCGCGAACGCCCCGACGCCCGCATCGTGGTCACCGGCTGCGCCGCCCAGGCCCATCCCGAGACCTTCGACGCCATGCCCGAGATCGACCAGATCCTGGGCAATGCCGAGAAGATGCAGCCCGACATCTTCGCCGCCCCCCCGGCCGAACGCATCGTGGTGGGCGACATCATGGAGGTGCGCGAAGTCGCCTCCCATCTGGTCTCGGGCTTCGAAGGCCGCGCCCGCGCCTTCGTCGAGGTGCAGCAGGGCTGCGACCATCGCTGCACCTTCTGCATCATCCCCTTCGGGCGCGGCCCCAACCGCTCGGTACCCATGGGCCGCATCGTCGAGCAGATCAAAGAGCTGGTGGCCGGCGGCTTCAATGAAGTGGTGCTGACCGGCGTGGACGTCACCGCCTATGGCGCCGACCTGCCGGGCAAGCCGGGCCTGGGCCAACTGGTGCGCCGCCTGCTGGCCGCATTGCCGGAACTGCCCCGCCTGCGCCTATCGTCGCTGGACCCCGTCGAGGTGGACGAGGACCTGCTGGCCGCCATCGCCTCGGAAGCGCGACTGCTGCCCCATTTCCACCTGTCGGTCCAGGCCGGCGACGACACCATCCTGAAGCGCATGAAGCGCCGTCATCTGAGAGGCGACGTCATCACCCTGGCGGCGCGCATCCGCGCCCTTCGCCCCGACGCGGTGCTGGGCGCCGACATCATCGCCGGCTTCCCCACCGAGGACGAGGAGATGTTCCAGCACTCCCTCGATCTGGTGGACGAGGCCGGTCTGACCCATCTGCACGTCTTCCCCTTCTCGGCACGTCCCGGCACGCCGGCGGCGCGCATGCCCAAGGTCAAGGGCGACGTGGTCAAGGAGCGCGCCGCCCGCCTGCGCGCCAAGGGCGCCGCCGCCATGGCCGCCTTCCTCGCCACCCGGATCGGGGGCGTGGAAAGCGTGCTGATCGAAAAAGACGGCAAGGGTCATTCCGCCCATTACCTGCCCGTGCGGGTAGCGGGTTGCGCCGCCGAGCCGGGAACGATATTGAACGTGCGCATCACCTCGGTTGACGGGGATGAGCTGGTGGGGGAATTGGCATGA
- the dapF gene encoding diaminopimelate epimerase: protein MSDRAWPFLKMHGLGNDFVVLDARARALDLTPERVRAIASRGTGVGCDQLVVMTQATDPCADATMLIYNADGSEVAACGNASRCVAWLLMKEIAADKVVFQTKAGLLDAESRGPHQVAVDMGPARLDWREIPLAEAVDTLHLGISAGPLADPVGVSMGNPHAVFFVDDAEAVNLAQLGRGLEHHALFPERANIEVAQVLTPPDAEMGRIRMRVWERGAGITMACGTGACATLVAAARRGLSPRKAEIILDGGTLTIEWLKDGHVLMTGPVAVAFTGTLDSSLLP, encoded by the coding sequence ATGAGCGATCGAGCCTGGCCCTTTTTGAAGATGCATGGCCTGGGGAACGACTTTGTCGTCCTCGATGCCCGTGCGCGCGCCCTTGACCTGACCCCGGAGCGGGTGCGCGCCATCGCGTCGCGCGGCACCGGCGTGGGCTGCGACCAGCTGGTGGTGATGACCCAGGCCACCGACCCTTGCGCCGACGCCACCATGTTGATCTACAACGCCGACGGCTCGGAAGTGGCGGCCTGCGGCAATGCGTCGCGCTGCGTCGCCTGGCTGCTGATGAAGGAAATCGCCGCCGACAAGGTGGTGTTCCAGACCAAGGCCGGCCTGCTGGATGCCGAATCGCGTGGCCCCCATCAGGTGGCGGTGGACATGGGGCCGGCACGGCTGGACTGGCGCGAGATTCCCCTGGCCGAGGCGGTCGACACCCTGCATCTGGGCATTTCCGCCGGGCCGCTGGCCGATCCCGTCGGCGTCAGCATGGGCAATCCCCATGCAGTGTTCTTCGTCGACGACGCCGAAGCCGTGAACCTTGCCCAGTTGGGGCGGGGGCTGGAGCATCACGCCCTGTTCCCCGAGCGCGCCAATATCGAGGTGGCCCAGGTGCTGACGCCTCCCGACGCCGAGATGGGTCGCATCCGCATGCGGGTGTGGGAGCGCGGCGCCGGCATCACCATGGCCTGCGGCACCGGCGCCTGCGCCACATTGGTGGCGGCGGCGCGGCGCGGCCTTAGCCCCCGCAAGGCCGAGATCATCCTGGACGGCGGCACCCTTACCATCGAATGGCTGAAGGACGGCCATGTGCTGATGACCGGCCCGGTGGCGGTGGCCTTTACCGGGACGCTGGATTCGTCCCTGCTTCCATGA
- a CDS encoding potassium/proton antiporter, protein MNFSILIVSGLVALSIFSSLLSFRIGAPLLLVFLCVGLVAGENGLGRIKFDDVRAAYMIGSIALAIILFDSGFHTSLKAFRAALWPAMAMATGGVVVTTTVVAVPVHYLMGFDWLESALMGAILSSTDAAAVFFLLRVGGIHVRDRVRSTLEVESGSNDPMAIFLTLALIGLLVAKGPISPVAIGMDFITKFGIGAPAGMFGGGLIVLAVNKMGFERGLQPLAALSLAMVLFAATEELHGSGFLAVYIAGLVAGNARINAPETMRRFQDGLTWLAQIVMFLTLGLLATPAEFPAFAWQSLGVAGVLIFVARPLAAWICLLPYGFNRNETAFVAWVGLRGSVSVLLSIVPMVVGLPHGRDYFILAFLVVMISLGLQGWTIGAVARFLGQIVPKRIGPVERMELEIPGARHELVSYGIVADSLVARGHRLPRWAEPSLVVRDKKSYSTHAAKGLKPGDTVFLFARPERVPHLDRLFASAAPAAEADSRFFGDFALEPGAHMKDLALLYGLPVAAADHDMSVADWLIRELGHEPGIGDRAGLGEVELIVRAMDWDDRISEIGLAVEPTRIDAPRLPVFQSRTELKAMLKRWMRKRA, encoded by the coding sequence ATGAACTTTTCCATCCTGATCGTCTCGGGGCTGGTGGCGCTCAGTATCTTCTCCAGCCTGCTGTCGTTCCGCATCGGCGCGCCGCTGCTGCTGGTGTTCCTGTGCGTCGGGCTGGTGGCGGGCGAGAACGGACTGGGGCGCATCAAGTTCGACGATGTCCGCGCCGCCTATATGATCGGCAGCATCGCCCTGGCCATCATCTTGTTCGATTCCGGCTTTCACACCAGCCTCAAGGCCTTCCGCGCCGCCTTGTGGCCGGCCATGGCCATGGCCACCGGCGGTGTGGTGGTCACCACCACGGTGGTGGCGGTGCCGGTCCATTATCTGATGGGGTTCGACTGGCTGGAATCGGCGCTGATGGGCGCCATTCTCAGCTCCACCGACGCGGCGGCGGTGTTCTTCCTGCTGAGGGTCGGCGGCATCCATGTGCGCGACCGGGTGCGCTCGACCCTGGAAGTGGAATCGGGCAGCAACGACCCCATGGCCATCTTCCTCACCCTGGCGCTGATCGGGCTGCTGGTGGCCAAGGGACCCATCTCGCCGGTGGCCATCGGCATGGATTTCATCACCAAGTTCGGCATCGGCGCGCCGGCCGGCATGTTCGGCGGCGGGCTGATCGTCCTGGCGGTCAACAAGATGGGCTTCGAGCGGGGCTTGCAGCCCCTGGCGGCGCTCAGTCTGGCCATGGTGCTGTTCGCCGCCACGGAAGAACTGCACGGCAGCGGCTTCCTCGCCGTCTACATCGCCGGGCTGGTGGCGGGCAATGCCCGCATCAACGCGCCCGAGACCATGCGCCGCTTTCAGGACGGGCTGACCTGGCTGGCCCAGATCGTCATGTTCCTGACGCTCGGCCTGTTGGCGACGCCGGCGGAGTTTCCCGCCTTCGCCTGGCAGTCCCTGGGGGTGGCGGGCGTGCTGATCTTCGTGGCACGGCCGCTGGCGGCGTGGATCTGCCTGCTGCCCTACGGCTTCAACCGCAACGAGACGGCCTTTGTCGCCTGGGTGGGCCTGCGCGGCTCGGTCTCGGTGCTGCTGTCCATCGTGCCCATGGTGGTGGGGCTGCCCCATGGCCGGGATTATTTCATCCTGGCCTTCCTGGTGGTGATGATCAGCCTGGGGCTGCAGGGCTGGACCATCGGCGCCGTGGCCCGCTTCCTCGGCCAGATCGTGCCCAAGCGCATCGGGCCGGTGGAGCGCATGGAACTGGAAATCCCCGGGGCGCGCCATGAGTTGGTGTCGTACGGCATCGTCGCCGATTCCCTGGTGGCGCGCGGCCATCGCCTGCCGCGCTGGGCCGAGCCCTCCCTGGTGGTCCGGGACAAGAAGTCCTATTCCACTCACGCCGCCAAGGGCTTGAAGCCCGGCGACACGGTGTTCCTGTTCGCCCGGCCCGAGCGGGTGCCCCATCTGGACCGCCTGTTCGCTTCGGCCGCTCCCGCCGCCGAGGCCGATTCGCGCTTCTTCGGCGATTTCGCCCTGGAGCCGGGTGCCCATATGAAGGATCTGGCCCTGCTTTACGGCCTGCCGGTGGCGGCCGCCGATCACGACATGTCCGTCGCCGACTGGCTGATCCGCGAACTGGGGCACGAGCCGGGCATCGGCGACCGCGCCGGCCTGGGCGAGGTGGAACTGATCGTACGGGCCATGGATTGGGACGACCGGATCTCCGAGATCGGTCTGGCGGTGGAGCCCACCCGCATCGACGCCCCCCGGCTGCCGGTGTTCCAGAGCCGCACCGAGTTGAAGGCAATGCTCAAACGCTGGATGAGGAAACGCGCATGA
- a CDS encoding rhodanese-like domain-containing protein translates to MTLVKTHRQLIDEANALITTIPTNEAIALHGDPGVVFVDIRDVRELEREGMIPGAFHAPRGMLEFWVDPTSPYYKEVFGQAKRFVFYCQSAWRSALATRAVQDMGLAPVAHVEGGFKGWKDAGGPVGPKPEHKKGG, encoded by the coding sequence ATGACCCTGGTGAAGACTCACCGTCAGCTGATCGACGAGGCCAACGCCCTGATCACCACCATTCCCACCAATGAAGCCATCGCGCTTCATGGCGATCCCGGCGTGGTCTTCGTGGATATCCGCGACGTGCGCGAACTGGAGCGGGAAGGCATGATCCCCGGCGCCTTCCATGCGCCGCGCGGCATGCTGGAATTCTGGGTCGACCCCACCAGCCCCTATTACAAGGAGGTGTTCGGCCAGGCCAAGCGCTTCGTATTCTACTGCCAGTCGGCGTGGCGCTCGGCGCTGGCCACGAGGGCGGTCCAGGACATGGGCCTGGCCCCCGTCGCCCATGTGGAGGGCGGCTTCAAGGGCTGGAAGGACGCAGGCGGGCCGGTGGGGCCCAAGCCCGAGCACAAGAAGGGGGGGTGA
- a CDS encoding GH1 family beta-glucosidase, whose translation MTVAKAAQSAPQGARQFPKDFFWGASTAAYQIEGAYDTDGRGMTIWDKFTADGKIMDGSSAKVACDHYHRYPEDIALMKAAGFNAYRFSLAWPRIIPAGTGAINAKGLDFYDRLVDKILEAGIKPMACLYHWDLPQPLEDKGGWQGRDIVGPFAEYARIATKRLGDRVKDWYMLNEPNVVAIIGYGIGEHAPGYKLGEDGILKALHHQNLAQGTALRAIRAEHSDAVLGTVINLQPCRSQDDDPKNRAAAIRWDAVWNRVPLDGVMRGAIPDVLAEKMAHIVKPGDMETIKFPIDMLGINYYSRMTMKHEEGHPFDVFWGDAHCDRWTAMAWPVQPDGLYDLLREFKELYGNPAVFIAENGAAYDDVVTPDGQVHDAERVAFIRDHVSEVARAVKDGCNVKGYLVWSLLDNFEWAYGLSKRFGIVRVDYETLKRTPKDSYKWFAEVIRTGRVG comes from the coding sequence ATGACCGTCGCCAAAGCTGCCCAATCCGCTCCTCAAGGGGCGCGCCAGTTCCCCAAGGATTTCTTCTGGGGGGCCAGCACCGCCGCCTACCAGATCGAGGGCGCCTATGACACCGATGGGCGGGGCATGACCATCTGGGACAAGTTCACCGCCGACGGCAAGATCATGGACGGCAGCAGCGCCAAGGTGGCCTGCGACCATTATCACCGCTACCCCGAGGACATCGCCCTGATGAAGGCGGCGGGGTTCAACGCCTACCGCTTCTCACTGGCCTGGCCGCGCATCATTCCGGCGGGGACCGGGGCCATCAACGCCAAGGGCCTGGATTTCTACGACCGGCTGGTGGACAAGATCCTGGAAGCCGGCATCAAGCCCATGGCCTGTCTGTATCATTGGGATCTGCCGCAACCCCTGGAGGACAAGGGCGGCTGGCAGGGGCGCGATATCGTCGGCCCCTTCGCCGAATACGCCCGCATCGCCACCAAGCGCCTGGGGGACCGGGTCAAGGACTGGTACATGCTGAACGAGCCGAATGTGGTGGCCATCATCGGCTACGGCATCGGCGAGCATGCGCCCGGCTACAAGCTGGGCGAGGACGGCATCCTGAAGGCCCTGCACCATCAGAACCTGGCCCAGGGCACCGCGCTGCGCGCCATCCGGGCCGAGCATTCCGACGCGGTGCTGGGCACGGTGATCAACCTGCAGCCCTGCCGCTCCCAGGATGACGATCCCAAGAACCGCGCCGCCGCCATCCGCTGGGACGCGGTGTGGAACCGGGTGCCGCTGGACGGCGTCATGCGCGGCGCCATCCCCGATGTGCTGGCCGAGAAGATGGCCCATATCGTCAAGCCGGGAGACATGGAGACCATCAAGTTCCCCATCGACATGCTGGGCATCAACTACTATTCGCGCATGACCATGAAGCACGAGGAAGGCCATCCCTTCGACGTGTTCTGGGGCGACGCCCATTGCGACCGCTGGACCGCCATGGCCTGGCCGGTGCAGCCCGACGGGCTTTACGACCTGCTGCGCGAGTTCAAGGAGCTTTACGGCAATCCGGCGGTGTTCATCGCCGAGAACGGCGCCGCCTATGACGACGTGGTCACCCCCGACGGCCAGGTCCACGACGCCGAGCGCGTCGCCTTTATCAGGGATCACGTCTCCGAGGTGGCCCGCGCCGTCAAGGACGGCTGCAACGTCAAGGGCTACCTGGTGTGGTCGCTTCTGGACAATTTCGAGTGGGCCTATGGCCTGTCCAAGCGCTTCGGCATCGTGCGGGTGGATTACGAGACCTTAAAGCGTACGCCCAAGGACAGCTACAAGTGGTTCGCCGAGGTCATCAGGACCGGCCGGGTGGGCTGA